The Desulfuromonas sp. sequence CTGCTCCGGGGTCATGCCGATCCCCTCGTCCTCCACCGTCACCCGGTAAAATTCGTTCTCCAGATGCCCGTTCACCCGGACCACGCCTCCCTCCGGGGAGTACTTGGTGGCGTTGCTGAGCAGGTTCTCCAGGACCTGCCCCATGCGGCGCCGGTCGACCGGCAGCTCCACCGGGTCGGGGGGAAGGTCCAGCTCCAGGCGGTGCCGGGAAGAACGCAGGTCGTAGGGTCCTACGACATCCTTCAGCAGGCGGGTGAAGTCGCAGGGTTCCCGGTGCAGGTCGAGCCGGCGCCCGCTCTCGATGCGGCTGGTGTCAAGGAGGTCGTCGACGATCTTGGAGAGGGCCTCGGACCTCTCGTAGATAAAGGTCAGGCTCTCCCGGCGCAATTCCGGCGCCAGGTCTTCCTGCTCGAGTAGCAGTTCGGCGAAACCGAAGATGGCGGTCAGGGGGGTCTGCAGCTCGTGGGCCGCGGTGGAGACGAATTCGCTTTTCATGCGCTCCACTTCCCGCTCCCGGGTCACGTCGTTAATGTAGACGACGGTTCCCGACCTGCCGCCGCCGGCGCCGCGCAATGGAAAGGTGCGGCCCTGGAAAACCGTCCCGTCCCTCTCCCCCTGTCCGGGAAGGGTGAAATCGAACCGTTCTCCCTCCTCCCCCCGGGCCAGGGTCTTTTCGAGCTGGCTCCGCAGGGCGGTGTCGCCGAGCACCGCGGCCAGGGGGCGGCCCAGGACGAGGGTGCGGGGAACCCCGAGCAGGTACCCCGCGGCCTCGTTCATGAGGACGATCCTGCCCGCCAGGTCGGCGACGAAGAGGGGGTCGGTCACCGAGCTGAGAATGCCGTCGATCTTGGTGCGCGCATCCTGGGCCTCGCTGAGGGCCAGGCGCAGGCCCTCCTCGGCGGTCTTGCGGGCGGTGATGTCGACGAAGCTCTCGATGAGGTACTCCTCGTCTCCGAGCATCATCGGGCGCACCGTCTTGAGCACCGGCAGGGAGCGGCCGTCCGCCGTCAGCAGGACCCGCTCCGAGTTGTCCACCCGGTGCCCCAGGTCGGTGATCGGGCACTTGCCCTCTTCGGCCGGGCAGACATAGGAATGGCAGGCGCTGCCC is a genomic window containing:
- a CDS encoding ATP-binding protein: MLPRTMSCPTLIDEDPAALRAEIERLKGENAQLREREGKDIRYIREKVDQLLATIGTAPLKAEELDDETLLTLDPIGIINDAFVQVLDHLREANRQMSAARDEARAVLDTAATGILVLDRRRRALTYNHKFRQLFLEEGDETTGWSCREKICGGSSPPPVCVFERVIESGQTEERNDWVFEDRCFQVAASPIRDGEGAVERVVLAFSEITDKQRAERQLLEAKARLRAILNGIHAGVLVIDARRHVIVDVNRSAAEMIGESEERIRGSACHSYVCPAEEGKCPITDLGHRVDNSERVLLTADGRSLPVLKTVRPMMLGDEEYLIESFVDITARKTAEEGLRLALSEAQDARTKIDGILSSVTDPLFVADLAGRIVLMNEAAGYLLGVPRTLVLGRPLAAVLGDTALRSQLEKTLARGEEGERFDFTLPGQGERDGTVFQGRTFPLRGAGGGRSGTVVYINDVTREREVERMKSEFVSTAAHELQTPLTAIFGFAELLLEQEDLAPELRRESLTFIYERSEALSKIVDDLLDTSRIESGRRLDLHREPCDFTRLLKDVVGPYDLRSSRHRLELDLPPDPVELPVDRRRMGQVLENLLSNATKYSPEGGVVRVNGHLENEFYRVTVEDEGIGMTPEQVERVFEKFYRGDASNTAIGGTGLGMSIVKHIVEAHGGKIRVESEPEEGTRVVFRVPLGPGASGLSD